A genome region from Triticum aestivum cultivar Chinese Spring chromosome 2B, IWGSC CS RefSeq v2.1, whole genome shotgun sequence includes the following:
- the LOC123038918 gene encoding uncharacterized protein, with product MRGDSESEVLSVAIKNPKLGQRLLNVQDKDGSLLRGAQPELMEDLIHSLKNGDESRIQALLSEVADKSMPIEDEEVGELPHEEEGEENQEYMEIADRWFEGLVCQDIPVTNEVYAIHNVEFDRQELRKLVRIVQEVQKSMGNKDSGEGSDKKLSRAKKPLIMFLRSLAKKTHE from the exons ATGAGAGGCGACTCTGAGTCTGAGGTCTTGTCAGTTGCCATCAAGAACCCCAAGCTTGGGCAACGCCTCCTCAACGTGCAGGACAAGGATG GAAGCCTACTCCGTGGTGCACAGCCTGAATTGATGGAAGATCTCATCCATTCTTTGAAGAATGGAGATGAAAGCAGGATACAAGCCTTATTGAGTGAAGTAGCAGACAAGTCAATGCCGATTGAAGATGAGGAAGTGGGGGAGTTACCTCACGAAGAAGAG GGTGAGGAAAATCAAGAGTATATGGAAATTGCAGATAGATGGTTTGAGGGCCTCGTCTGCCAAGACATTCCAGTTACCAACGAAGTTTATGCGATTCATAATGTTGAATTTGATCGTCAG GAACTACGGAAACTTGTGAGGATAGTCCAAGAGGTCCAAAAAAGCATGGGAAATAAAGATAGCGGAGAGGGATCTGATAAAAAGCTTTCCAGGGCGAAGAAACCACTCATCATGTTCCTTCGCTCCCTTGCAAAGAAGACACATGAATAG